A window of Bacillus sp. DX3.1 genomic DNA:
ACATCACTTTCTGTGTACGCAATTCTCATTTCTATCCCTCCATTTTCTTTACAACTATATGAGGTCCCGCCACACATCCATCAACTTAAGGATTTATACTATTCTCAAAATTAAAAGCGCGTTACTATTCTCTTATGTTAATAAGAAAGGGTGACGTGCTTTTTATGAATATGAATCAAACACAAGAGTTGTCTTTATTTGCCGAAGAGTTATATCACTTTACTTACTGTTGACAGACACGCTATACATTCCTCTTGCATAAGCATAAAGATTGATTCTCCAAAACACTCTTTTTGGGGTAACATATATTGGTAATGACTAAAGGGAAAATAAGAATGAAAAATATAACAATCACCCCTATGTAAATATTGGCCAAGATATATACACTTCTACAAAACTGTGACAGATTATAGATCAAGCTTTTCGAATTCCTATATTTTATGTTAATTTTTTTTAGATATTCTAATGTAAACTTTCATATATTTGTTTACATTCACATCCCCTAAAACATTGACTTTATCTCAATTCCCTTGATATCCTCAAAATTAGCAAGAAAAGTATACATTCAAAACACTATAAATAAAGAGGTCTAGAAACCCATGAACAAAAAAAGCTAGGTTCATGCTAGGCTTTTTATATAAGTGGGATTATCGAAAGTTACTTTACTAAAACACCCGTTAGCCAACCATGAAGCCATTCTTCACCACAGAAAATGAAAGAAAATATCGTTCTTACATGGTAGTAAAAATGAGTACCAATATTCTCCTTTAACATAGCCTAAATAAAAAAGAGAAGAAAACAACGTTCCCTCTCCATAGCTTTATTTATTAGTGTCAGTAATTTAATTTATTCTAATAAAATGTAGTTTACTACTCCTTAATATAAAAATACTTTGTTTTTTACAAATAATACTCAAACATTTTTGCAACCTTTTCTTTCATTTTTTCTTTTATAGATAATTGATTGACGTCAGAGGATGTTACTCGCTTTGAATTTTGTAAGTCTGCATTAATGACTGGCTTTATTTTCGAAATATAGACAGGGTCATGGATATAACAGTTCATTTCTTCATTTAAATGAAACGAGCGCGAATCAAAATTCACGGTCCCAACCATCAATACTTTTTCATCAATCAAAAATACTTTACCGTGTAACACTCCCTTTTTATAACCATATACTTCTATTCCCTGCTTTAATGCTTTTCGGATATATGGATACGCTGCTTCTTTAACTAACAGTGCATCCGAATGAGGTGAGAACAGAATTTTGACACGAACTCCCCTCTTTCTTGCATCTACTAATGCGTTCCAAATAGTTCTGTCTTTTGGTATAAAATAAGGTGTTAATATAATGATGGACTCTTTTGCTTGTTGAAACAGCATTGCATAATCTTGCCCAAGTTTTTCTCCGCTATAATATGCAGTAAATCGATGCGAGGTTGCTCCCTTTTCCTTTATCGCACTGTGTATCGGAATCGGTTTCTCTGAGTTTTTCTTCCAGTCTAACACAAATTGGTGTTCTAGATCTTGAACTCCTTCTCCTCGTATTTGAAGGTGATAATCTCTCCAGTAACCAAGTTTTGCTTTTTCTCCTAAATACTTCTTGCCAATGTTAAATCCGCCAATGTACCCAATCTTTCCATCAATAACTGAAATACGACGATGATTCCGATGATCCAAAGAAGAAGAAAGATAAGGGAAAGCAGGCTTATTGTAATACGTAAAATGCACTCCTTTTTTAACTAATAATTCTCTTTCCTTTTTCTTTAGTAAAATTCCACCTAGCCTGTCCACTGCATAGTATACTTCTACACCTTCCTGACTTTTTTGCCTCAATAACTCTAGAAACTGATGACTTACTTTATCATCAGCAATAGAGAAAAAGTTAATATGCACGTAATGTTTTGCTTTCTTTATATCTGAGAATAATTGATTGTTTAACTGTTTCCCGTCTGTATACATAGTAATATCACTTTGACGAATAGGATATTGGCTAGGCTGCTGGTCAAATCTCCCACTTTTTTCAGCTGCTGTTCTGTCAATTTCATCCCAAACAAACAAAACAAAACATACGCCGATAAATACAAAGAGAATTACCAGGAAAATTTTACCTATTTTTTTCAACATATTTAATCTCCTTTATATATTATCGTTTTCTTTCTGTTAGTTTTTGTTATCGGGACAAAACTATTCCATATCCATCCATGAAGCTAATCTTTACCATAGAATATGTAAATAATTAACACTTCTAGCGCAGCAGACCCCAATCCCCTTCTTTGAAAGCTTTTATCGATAAAAAAATGAAAAAGCCAAAAGTCTTCTTTACTATCAGCTGTATAGTGCAAATTGAAGAAACCCACCATTTTATGCTGATTGTAGACTCCATAAGGTTCAACTACCCTATCGTCTGGCCTGATATATGCCTTAGCAAGAGCAATAGCAACAGGAGGTGTAACTGCAGCAACAAAATCTTGCTGCTCAATATTTACAGAAAGTCCAAGAGCCTCTCGCCAGTTTTCAGAAGTTATTTTTTCAAACTTACTTGAGACATGAGTGATAACCTCCAATTTTTACATTTGATTTTTTATGATTGAGTAGCATTTAAATCTTATAAAAATGATGTAGGTTTACATAGATCTCGTTAGTGGAAGTTAATTTCTATACTAAATCATATTCCATTATCAGCCAAGGAAACCACCATGATGCATCCGTTTCTTCTACAATCGTATTAGCATATTCTGATAATTTCATCGCTGTATCCAATGTACTAATAAAACTCTTTCTGATTTTGGACAGATTAGTTTTGTAAATTAATCTGTCCCTTTTTAATCATATGCATGACTTCAACACCACTCAATATAGAAGTTGCTGTTTTATACGACTTAAATCCCAACATAGAACGCACGCGTTATTTTATCGGGGTGAGTGTTGTGTAACTGCACCGCTCCTCCAATAAAAACTTTCTCAACATACAACCTATAGACTTCGCTTATAACTCTTGTTAACATATAATAACGCTGCGAACGCCCCTTGTTAAATCATTGAATTAAAGATTTGTTCCTCCACTATTCTCATCTCCCCTCAAAATAAAAAGAGAGATATTTGTCCCTCTTTTTATTTTCTGGTTATATCACATCGTTCCTTTCATCACTAAACCTAAAATGGCCATTACAACTGCACCAATAATAATTCGCAAAATCCAGGTTGTGTTCATACTAATTTTCTCTAATTGCTTATTAATTGTAGTAATATCTTTTTCATTTATAATAGTGCGCGTTTCCAAACTTCGTATATCACGTATCACCTCTTTTTGCTCTAATTTTAAGTTATCTATTTTTTGTTTTAATCCTTTCAGCTCCTCCATTCTTTCACTCCCTTATTTTAAATAAAAAACATCTATATATATTATTCTAGGGGTGGACAAAGTGTTCTTCTACATGCATAAAAAGAGCCTGATTAGAAGCTCTTTACTTATAATCTGATTTAAAGATTGTGATACCTTCTCGTGCTATTATTTGAAGCTTCTTCATCATTCTTTTTACTATCTGCTTGAATGGCTTGTTGTTCTGCCATTACCTTGTAGTAATCTTCTAGTACTTTTCCTCCGTCCTGATTATTGATAAAGAAGGCTTTGAATCCTGGTAAGTCCTCGCTTCATTCTTGGGCTGTTGAACAAGCACTCTTACTTCGCAAACAAAAATGACCCATTTCCTATAGAAAGAGGTCATTTTCACGTTGTTGAAAAAAGATTATGTTAAGAAAATGCCGAATTTTTTTGGCATTTTCTTGATTTCTATTTGTTTTATAGAATGGTTTCTTCTATAATTTGATGTGTTAGGTGTAAACCAACTTGCTTAAGCGAGCGTAGTTTGGTCCACTTTTTTAAGTTTTGTATGATGGCGGTCATCAAAACTTGTACTTTAACCTTTTGAACTCCACGGTATCGTGCATAGCGCAAACCGTGGAGTTCTTTACTATGTGCGAAACTCAGTTCAACCGTAGACGGACGAACGGAACGGAGAATTTTTCCTCTTATTGATAAGCGCTGTTCTCTTAACTGATCGTAAATTTCTTGATGGATAGAAATTCGCAACACACGATCTTGGTTTTCTTTTTTCGCAAATGGACAGGATTGACAACTTCCTTTAGGTGGTCTGAATTCATGATAACCTTGACGATTCGTTGTTTTATAATAAAACGGTACACCGCAAGGACAGGCGTAGAGATCCTCGTTTACTTGTTTAAATTGATAACGACGGCACTTTGGATGATCCTTCGTTGTAAATCGACGATAAGACATGTAGACGAAGAAGCCACGTTGAAACAACCTTCGCGCGAGGGAAGCGTTGTAGTAGCCTGAATCAAGGGCGATTTCTTTCGCATACTTCCCCAATAATTGATTTAACCGTTCAACTTGTCCGATCAATTTACGATGCCCAGGCACATTCGCGGCGGTGACATCTGTGGCGATGATAAAGTTATGAAGCGAATCCACGATACGGTGCTCAAAATAGGCAAAGCGTCCGCGTTGATCGTGTTTGACGGACAAGCGAGCGTCAGAATCTACAGGGCTAATGTTTGTCTGTTTTTCTTCTATTTTTGAGCCTTTCGCTTGTAAAGGTTTCTTCCCATGACGCACACGGTGATCGTTAATCATCACTAAATCCTCATCTTTTTCTTCTATTACTTTTTCTTCCGCCAAGATTTCGCGTACACGCTTATTCGCATTCGCTTTTAATTCTGTTTCATCCGCCACCCATGTTTCGTTTGCGATAAACCCTTCTTGTTGAATCACACGAAGGCAATGCTGAAAAAGCTCCTCCCAAAACGTCGCATTTCGTAGACGTTGCGAGAGAAACTTAGAGATTGTTGAGTGATCTGGAATCTTCTCATTCGAGGAAATCCCTAAAAACCAACGATACGTCGCATTCTGTTTTACTTGATTACATGTAAAACGAACCGAGCGAAAGCCTTCCAAATACTGAATTAATAAGATTTTCACTAACATAATCGGATCTTTCGTTGGTCGACCGATACGATGTGGATAGAACACTTCCAATCGCCTTGTCACAAAATCCCAATCCATCACTTGATCCATCTTTACTAAATGATGCGAAGCATCATACATCATTTCATAGTACTTTCGATTTTCTTCAATTTCTTTCATGGAATATGTAACGTACATAAAAAATCTCCTCGCTTCATTTCATTCACGAGGAGATTTTATCGAAATTTTCAGGTTTTGTCTATTGACTAGATTGTTTTTCAACAGTATGAAAATGACCCATTTCCTATAGAAAGAGGTCATTTTTTATTAACTCACTTTTTTCAAATTGAAAGCTGGCTTTTTTACCGCTCCCTTTTTCACAACATATAAACCGATAAATATAACAAGTCCACCGAGCAATTGCATCATATTGATTCTTTCCCCGATTGTTACCGCTGCGAAAATCACAGCAAACAATGGCACAAGATACATGTACACCATCACTTTTGTTGAACCAATTTTACTAATGCCAACGTACCACATTGCCAGTCCAAAGATTGTTGCAAATACGACGGAATAACCTAGTGAACCCCAGCTTAGTGTATCTGTCGGCCATGTTAATGAGCTCACATTGAATAAACAATATACAACGAGCGGCACGATTCCAATTAATGTAGACCAAGAGGTTACCCGCATCGCCGAATATTTTGTAATAAGTGGCTGTGCCAGAATGGGATACCAACCCCATGCAATTGCGGCAACCAATCCAATGATATTCCCAAGCCATGCATACTCATATGTAGATTGATTCGTATGTCCTGTTAACAATACGAGTGCTGCACCGCCAAAGGAAAGTAACGAGCCAATTTGAATTTTTATCGAAAAACGTTCTTGTTTGTGTAGTACCGCTAAAATCCCTGTAAAAATAGGTGACATAGCAATTAATAACGAAGCATTTGTTGCAGAAGTATATTTTACAGAAAGCATAAATAATGTTTGATAGAGTGTCGTTCCAACTATTCCAACGGCTAGTAGTCTTAGCCAGTCTTTTCTTTCAATTCGTAATGAACGCTCCATAAAAAAAGTAATAAGTAATAATACCGGAGATGCGATTAAAAAGCGTAAACTATTAAATTGAATGGATGACATATATGCCACTCCATATTTTCCGATCGTATAATTCGCGCCCCATACTAAAGCAACCGATATAAGGAGCCACTCCATTTGCCATTGTTTCATCCAAATCTCCCCTTCCACTATTTAGCATAATAAAATTGGCTGGATACAACACCGTCCAATTGGCTGTTTTTTCACCCAGCCAATTTGCTATAATGATAATAATAAAGAAATAAGGAGACGTCAGCGATGGAATGGCAGTTAGATACAGATAGTAAAATTCCGATCTATCAACAAGTGATCGATTATATCGAAAGACGTATTATGTTTGGGGAGCTTCCGCCGGGCAGTTTTCTCCCATCAGAACGAAAGTTAGCAGTGCAACTGAATGTAAACCGAAGTACCGTTACCACCGCTTATAATGAACTACGTGCAATGGGCATTGTGGAAAGTACAACAGGAAAAGGTACACGTGTTAGCACACATATGTGGGGGGTATCTCCAACCTTCACACCAAACTGGAGAGGTTTTGTAGAGGGTGGTACTTTTTTACCAAACTTACCACTCCTTCGTCATATTCGTGAACAAGTGCAGCAAAATGAAAATATAATAGATTTTGCTAATGGCGAACTAGGTTGTGATTTATTTCCGCATGAGCAATTACAAAACATTTTACATGAACAACCTTTAACACAATCACTTAGTTACGATCATCCACAAGGCTATCTCCCCCTGCGGCAAATAGTAGCAAAGTATATGAAAGAACATTTACAAATTGATGCGACAGAACAATCCATTATGATTACTTCCGGCGCTCAGCAAGCTCTTCATCTCATCGTTCAATGTTTATTAAATCCAGGTGATGCAGTAGCCTTCGAAAGCCCATCACATTGTTATTCGTTACCTCTTTTTCAATCAGCAGGTATTCGTATTTTCCCATTACCGGTTGATGAACATGGCATTCATCCAGACGATGTACATGAGCTATACCGAAAACACCGTATTAAAATGATTTTTTTAAATCCAAATTTCCAAAATCCAACGGGGACGATGCTTCATCCAGATAGAAGAAAAAAACTTTTATCCCTATGTGCGGACTTACGTATTCCAATAGTTGAAGATGATCCGTCCAGTTTATTAACATTAGAAAATAAACAGCCTTGTCCAACTTTAAAATCGATTGATGAAAACGGAACGGTCATTTACGTACACTCTTTATCAAAAATGATTGCACCAGGATTACGAATTGGTTGGCTTGTCGCCCCGCAATCTGTCGTAGAACGATTATCAGATGCAAGGCACCAAATGGAACTAGGATTAAGTATATTTCCACAATGGCTCATGCAGCAATTTTTTAAAACCGTTTCGTTTGATACGCATTTAGATCGATTACGTCAGCAATTAGTGCAAAAAAGAAATGTATTAGCAGACGCCTTGCACAATACTCTTCAGGAGGAGGTTTCATTTTCCATGCCGACTGGTGGGATTTATGTATGGGGGAAATTCAAACAACCTATCAATGAAAAACAACTCGTTACGCAAAGTCTAAAACAACAAATCGCTTTCATGCCTGGCAGTATTTTTGGTGCAAAAGACGGATATATTCGGTTATCATACGGTAAAGTGAATACAAATCAAATTGAAGAAGGTATCTTTCGTCTTCACGCTGCGATCAAACATTGTCAAACATAAAAACGCCAATGATTCCTTTCATCGGCGTTTTTACAATTCTATTTAAGCCCCCGATACTTCGCTGTTGTTAGCTCTTGTATATATGGCTCTATGTCAGGCATTTCTATTTCTCTAGCTAATCGAATTGCTAGCTCTATATCATAAGGAACACGGACAAGCTGCATAGAAAAACTAGCTGCTTCTTTTTGATTATATGCTCCTTCAAAAATTAAATACGAAGCTTGTGTAATTTCAAGGGGATTTCCTACACTACCTGCATTACATAATGTTTTCCCTCTGAAGTTCTGGACATAAGCTTGATGTATGTCGCCGTAACAAACAACATCAGGCTGCCTTTCACCTTCGATATTTTCCGTAAGACTACTATTCTCAAATAAACTTTCACGCTGCTCTATTGGAGCACCTGGCTGAACTCTCTCATATAAACTTCGCGGCGAAGCATGAAACATTCTAATTAATTTCCCGCTCATTATAAATTCAACAGAGAAAGGGAGCTCTTTTAAATAATTTTGTTGCTGGTGAGTTAATTGGTCTTGATGCCATTGTATCGTGAGTGATTCACTACGTTTCGTAATAAAATCATCCCAGTTTCCCATTACAACATGTTCACACTTTTCACGAATTAGCTCTACCGATTTACTAGAATGCGGCCCTTTTCCAACTAAATCTCCTAAACAAATAATTTGCTCTATCCCTCTTAATTGAATGTCTTCAAAAACTGCTTCCAAAGCCGGAATATTTCCATGAATATCTGAAATAACCGCAATTTTATCCAAAGTACTACACCCTCTTTTTCTATTTTTCACAATTAAATATGTATACGATATTCATCTATTGATTTATACCAGCCTGGTATGTATGATGTAAATCCATCATGGTCATCAAAAATTCGATTCAATCGCTCTTTCATCCTATCTAATAAATCTGGTGTCACTTTATGTGACCATACGATATCAGATGGAAAAGTCATCGCTGCATACAATGTATATAGTTTCCAAAAATGTAGTGATGGTTCTCCATCAAAGTAACCGTGTACTTGTCCAATTGCAAAAGGCGCACTGATTTTTGTTGTAAATAAAGCGACCTTATAAAAATCATGAATAGGATCTCCGAATCCAAATCGATCAAAATCTATAACCGCTTGAAATTCTTTATTATGAAACATCATATTCGCTGGATGAAAATCATCATGCAGAAACACAATTGGGCGGTCTTTTAATAAATATTTATGATCTTCCACAAATGTAAGAACAGGATCCAAATCAATGTAATCGACTTCGTATTCCATTAATTGAGTTAGATACCTTTCATACTTCGCCCATCGATACGTTTCCCACGATTCTTTTACATCATTTTTTTCTAATGTGTGAATACGTTTTAATACTTCTCCTGCTGCTTTTCCGGCTTTATATTGCTCTTCAATCGTCAGTTTCCCAAGCGCAACTTCACCATCTTCTCCATTAACCCATCCATATACTTGCACACATTTATTGAATTCCGCTAGATTTAGAAAATGGAATGGTATCGGAACTGGAATACCACTCCATTCAAAATGACGTATATATTCAAATTCTTCCTGCTTATGTTTATTCGTGGAAAAATCACATACTTTTATAAAATACACATCGCCATTTTCCAACTCAATTTTATACTTTTCATCGAATGAAAAACCTTTTGGAATAAAACTACTTTTTATAACATTAGGCCAATCCAATTGTTTTTGTAGTTCTTTTACAATCTCATCCATTTTCATCATTATACTAATATATATACATACTACCAAAAATTTGATAAGCGTTTTTCCGTTCATGCTCCCCTTTAAATTCAATCGCAAAAGGAAGTTCTCCACATTGTTTCAAACTCTCTTGCACTAGTCCCTCTCCTTTTGGTTCACAAAATTGCACCTTCATATTTTCAAGCGATATACTTTGACAAAGTGCATTCCATTCTTTATGAATTTCAACAGGATTCACTTGCACCTGTAAAATGTCTTTCCACTTCGCAGTTGTTTCACGAACATTGTTCACAGCGTAATATACCGTTTGAATTTCCTTTACTTGGTTATCATGTGGGGTAATTACACCCACTTGTTGTAAGTCTATTCTCCTACTTTCATCTGACTCCTCCCATTGTATAAAGAAAGGAAATCTTGGACCGTTTTCTTCCTGATTCACAAACAACATTTTCCACTCTATAAGATGTCCATCTTTTCTTATACGTTTCCCTTCAATTGGACCAGTTATGTGTAAACCCTTTTCTACAAATGTGGCCGCAAGTTCTTCAATTCGATCTGTACGAACTGCAATTTGTAACATCCCTTCTCCATCCATCAATTTATCTATAGCTTGAAGAACAAGTGGATTATCTGCTTGCTTCGCCTTATTTTCATTTTGAACAGCTAAAAACTCAATATAAGCTAAATCAAAATAACTTAAACTATTCCAAGTCCCCCAATTCGTATGCTCTCCACCTTCCAACACATGAAATCCGAGTGATTTCATTCGTTTTACCGCTTCTATGGGCGTTCCTTGAATCACATGAACAAGATGATCAAATACTAACATCCTATATCCCCCCTTCTCTACACTCTTCCATTATATAACTGTTCTTTTATTTCAATCAATTCAAAATAATTATAAAACCTAGTTGATTTATGAGATTAATATGCATTATAATGATAAGAAATTAATATATAGCTGATTGGAAAAACCAAAGGCTCTTTTCTCACACGAGAAAAGAGCCTTTTTCATTTACGATTACAGGAGGATTTTACATGCAAAAATTAATTGTCTTTGCTATTATTGGATTTTTCGCTCAATTGATTGATGGAGCACTTGGAATGGCGTACGGAGTAACGTCTTCCTCTTTATTATTAATGTTTGGAATTGCACCAGCTATCGCTTCAGCATCTGTTCACTTGGCTGAAGTTGTGACAACCGCAGCATCTGGTATATCCCATATTCGCTTTGGAAATGTCGACAAATATACCGTTTCTAGACTTACATTACCAGGGGCAATCGGTGCCTTTGTCGGTGCTTGTTTTTTAAGTAACTTGCCTGGAAATTTAATTAAACCCTATATCTCACTCTTTTTATTTACATTAGGTGTTTATATCTTATTAAGATTTATTATTCAAAAACAAGTACTTCAAACAAATACTAAACGTATACCTGGCAAACAACTGATTCCATTAGGACTATTCGCAGGCTTTGTTGATTCAACAGGTGGTGGTGGCTGGGGGCCGATTACGACACCCGTACTTCTTGCACGCGGCAACGAAGCACGTAAAGTCATCGGTTCCGTTGACACAAGTGAATTTCCTGTATCATTAGCAGCAACCATTGGATTTTTCATTTCACTTGGCTGGGAACAAATCAGCTGGGTTTGGGTATTTTCACTTATGCTCGGTGGCATTGTTGCAGCTCCAATTGCTGCATGGTTAGTACGAATTGTACCATCTCATTTACTTGGTGTACTTGTTGGTGGGCTTATTATTTTCACAAACATTCGCACATTACTAACATCGTTTAAAGTGGATCCAACCATTATTGCGCTCTCTTATATTGCCGTAGGTCTCGTCGTTGTGATTGCTCTTATCTTTTCTGTTCGAAGTCATTCTCAACTTACAAAACAAAATGTTGTATATCAGAATCAAAAACAAGTTTCGCCTTAAACTTACAAGATAAAAAACCGACATAAACCCCTTCTTTTTAGGTGGGAGAGAGCATCCGGCCATGCATAGAAGCGATCAGATCCTTTTTCTGCCCAGACATAGTGAAAACAAAGAGAGAAAACGAGTGCATGTCACCTTTTGTTATCCATAGCCGCAGCTATATGTCGAAAAATCAAAATGGATTTATTTAGAAACATATACGAAATTAAGGTAAGCAGACATATGGTTTGCTTACTTTTTATTTTCATTTACATATTTTTAATATTTCATAGAAATTATACTTCAAATTCACCAATTTCCTTCCCTACATTGTTAACATATCGTTCCTATAGAAGACATCATGTAAAATAATGTCGAATTTAATTTTCTGAATTTTCTCTTAATTCAGAAGGGTTTTTCATGTTTTTTTGCGAAATATTTGTATAACAGGGTTTTTCTTCGATTCTTTTTTAAAATTTTTTACATAATACTAGGTTCGGGTGGAGTTTTGAAAACGTTTCCTATACAATAACCGATCTTTTTTGATTTTTTCCTACAAAATACCTTGCAATATTTTCAGAAAGTCATTACAATTGCCATATATCAAAAATCATAGCAATAAACAAATCCTCATCAATCCGATGAGGTAGAGGTTGCGGCTTTTAATAGTAGAACGGCTGAGACACAGAGAATGTCAATGAACCCGTTTGAAAGGAAAAGCTGCCGAAGTTTGTACTTCTTCTCTGGAAGTATTGGGCTGGGGCTGTCTCCAAACAGGAACAGAACTGTCACGTTTACAAATTACCGTGTAAACGTGGGGTGCTATCTTAACGGAAGGGTATGATGGGGTGGTTATTTGTGAAACGTTCCGCCAAACTACTTTGGTGGTTTTTTGTATTTATCTCCCCCGCTCCTTCCTATCTTACAAGAAAAGGAGTGTTGAACATGAATAGCGCTACAAAACAATCTACCTCTACAAATCAATCCGCCAAAGGACAAGGTGAACTACGGCGTGGATTGAAATCTCGCCATCTTACAATGATTTCTCTCGGCGGTACAATTGGTACCGGACTATTTCTTGCCAGCGGTGGTGTCATTCACACTGCAGGACCT
This region includes:
- a CDS encoding phospholipase D-like domain-containing protein translates to MLKKIGKIFLVILFVFIGVCFVLFVWDEIDRTAAEKSGRFDQQPSQYPIRQSDITMYTDGKQLNNQLFSDIKKAKHYVHINFFSIADDKVSHQFLELLRQKSQEGVEVYYAVDRLGGILLKKKERELLVKKGVHFTYYNKPAFPYLSSSLDHRNHRRISVIDGKIGYIGGFNIGKKYLGEKAKLGYWRDYHLQIRGEGVQDLEHQFVLDWKKNSEKPIPIHSAIKEKGATSHRFTAYYSGEKLGQDYAMLFQQAKESIIILTPYFIPKDRTIWNALVDARKRGVRVKILFSPHSDALLVKEAAYPYIRKALKQGIEVYGYKKGVLHGKVFLIDEKVLMVGTVNFDSRSFHLNEEMNCYIHDPVYISKIKPVINADLQNSKRVTSSDVNQLSIKEKMKEKVAKMFEYYL
- a CDS encoding GNAT family N-acetyltransferase; this encodes MEVITHVSSKFEKITSENWREALGLSVNIEQQDFVAAVTPPVAIALAKAYIRPDDRVVEPYGVYNQHKMVGFFNLHYTADSKEDFWLFHFFIDKSFQRRGLGSAALEVLIIYIFYGKD
- a CDS encoding IS1182 family transposase, with the protein product MYVTYSMKEIEENRKYYEMMYDASHHLVKMDQVMDWDFVTRRLEVFYPHRIGRPTKDPIMLVKILLIQYLEGFRSVRFTCNQVKQNATYRWFLGISSNEKIPDHSTISKFLSQRLRNATFWEELFQHCLRVIQQEGFIANETWVADETELKANANKRVREILAEEKVIEEKDEDLVMINDHRVRHGKKPLQAKGSKIEEKQTNISPVDSDARLSVKHDQRGRFAYFEHRIVDSLHNFIIATDVTAANVPGHRKLIGQVERLNQLLGKYAKEIALDSGYYNASLARRLFQRGFFVYMSYRRFTTKDHPKCRRYQFKQVNEDLYACPCGVPFYYKTTNRQGYHEFRPPKGSCQSCPFAKKENQDRVLRISIHQEIYDQLREQRLSIRGKILRSVRPSTVELSFAHSKELHGLRYARYRGVQKVKVQVLMTAIIQNLKKWTKLRSLKQVGLHLTHQIIEETIL
- a CDS encoding DMT family transporter — protein: MKQWQMEWLLISVALVWGANYTIGKYGVAYMSSIQFNSLRFLIASPVLLLITFFMERSLRIERKDWLRLLAVGIVGTTLYQTLFMLSVKYTSATNASLLIAMSPIFTGILAVLHKQERFSIKIQIGSLLSFGGAALVLLTGHTNQSTYEYAWLGNIIGLVAAIAWGWYPILAQPLITKYSAMRVTSWSTLIGIVPLVVYCLFNVSSLTWPTDTLSWGSLGYSVVFATIFGLAMWYVGISKIGSTKVMVYMYLVPLFAVIFAAVTIGERINMMQLLGGLVIFIGLYVVKKGAVKKPAFNLKKVS
- a CDS encoding PLP-dependent aminotransferase family protein, whose translation is MEWQLDTDSKIPIYQQVIDYIERRIMFGELPPGSFLPSERKLAVQLNVNRSTVTTAYNELRAMGIVESTTGKGTRVSTHMWGVSPTFTPNWRGFVEGGTFLPNLPLLRHIREQVQQNENIIDFANGELGCDLFPHEQLQNILHEQPLTQSLSYDHPQGYLPLRQIVAKYMKEHLQIDATEQSIMITSGAQQALHLIVQCLLNPGDAVAFESPSHCYSLPLFQSAGIRIFPLPVDEHGIHPDDVHELYRKHRIKMIFLNPNFQNPTGTMLHPDRRKKLLSLCADLRIPIVEDDPSSLLTLENKQPCPTLKSIDENGTVIYVHSLSKMIAPGLRIGWLVAPQSVVERLSDARHQMELGLSIFPQWLMQQFFKTVSFDTHLDRLRQQLVQKRNVLADALHNTLQEEVSFSMPTGGIYVWGKFKQPINEKQLVTQSLKQQIAFMPGSIFGAKDGYIRLSYGKVNTNQIEEGIFRLHAAIKHCQT
- a CDS encoding metallophosphoesterase family protein is translated as MDKIAVISDIHGNIPALEAVFEDIQLRGIEQIICLGDLVGKGPHSSKSVELIREKCEHVVMGNWDDFITKRSESLTIQWHQDQLTHQQQNYLKELPFSVEFIMSGKLIRMFHASPRSLYERVQPGAPIEQRESLFENSSLTENIEGERQPDVVCYGDIHQAYVQNFRGKTLCNAGSVGNPLEITQASYLIFEGAYNQKEAASFSMQLVRVPYDIELAIRLAREIEMPDIEPYIQELTTAKYRGLK
- a CDS encoding aminoglycoside phosphotransferase family protein, translating into MDEIVKELQKQLDWPNVIKSSFIPKGFSFDEKYKIELENGDVYFIKVCDFSTNKHKQEEFEYIRHFEWSGIPVPIPFHFLNLAEFNKCVQVYGWVNGEDGEVALGKLTIEEQYKAGKAAGEVLKRIHTLEKNDVKESWETYRWAKYERYLTQLMEYEVDYIDLDPVLTFVEDHKYLLKDRPIVFLHDDFHPANMMFHNKEFQAVIDFDRFGFGDPIHDFYKVALFTTKISAPFAIGQVHGYFDGEPSLHFWKLYTLYAAMTFPSDIVWSHKVTPDLLDRMKERLNRIFDDHDGFTSYIPGWYKSIDEYRIHI
- a CDS encoding VOC family protein, with translation MLVFDHLVHVIQGTPIEAVKRMKSLGFHVLEGGEHTNWGTWNSLSYFDLAYIEFLAVQNENKAKQADNPLVLQAIDKLMDGEGMLQIAVRTDRIEELAATFVEKGLHITGPIEGKRIRKDGHLIEWKMLFVNQEENGPRFPFFIQWEESDESRRIDLQQVGVITPHDNQVKEIQTVYYAVNNVRETTAKWKDILQVQVNPVEIHKEWNALCQSISLENMKVQFCEPKGEGLVQESLKQCGELPFAIEFKGEHERKNAYQIFGSMYIY